Sequence from the Amaranthus tricolor cultivar Red isolate AtriRed21 chromosome 16, ASM2621246v1, whole genome shotgun sequence genome:
ataattttgagaaTATGAGTGCGTCATCGTTTTACATTAAGTTACCAAAAAAcatatgaaatttttataaattattacattgtatACTTAGTTGTGCAAAACATGGGTGTCTTAGTTAAAGGAACATAGTGTAATACAtccttctctcttttttttagaAGTGAGAAGTTACCAGAAAGGGAATATTTATGCAAATTAATGAATCAAAGCTAGGATTTACTAGTTTTCTTGCTTGAGGTGGAATTTGTGCTTGGTTTTGAATGGAGGATGGTATGCAAGAAGGCTATTGTTTTGGTGCTTTCTAGTTTACCTGTAATTGTTCTAATTACATTACTCTTTTAAGTCATGATCGACTACATGGATTCTTTTCTTCATTGCATGTGATGATTGAAGTTTTTGCAGGATCAATTACCGCAGGATTTGATCCGAGTAGATAGGTTATTTCAAAAAGCATTTGGAGCGGGAATCCGGATAGAGGTAAAGAATGACTTGAAAACTTTTAGCTCTGTTATATGCCACATGAGCTCTATGCCTCTATGTCATATTGACCTGTGGTCACGGAGAAAAAATATGTTGATGACCTGTGATCGACGTTGTTTTTTCTTGCAGTGCAGATCATTCAGTCAGGAAGAAGTATCTTTCTTGATCTTGTCAGGAAAATATATAGCAATTGCTTTGGTTGATCAGTGCAAGCTTAGGTAAGTACTTGGCTCCAGGACTTTCTCATTTCTTCTCTCAAGGATgagtatattttcataatctttAGATTTTAGCTTTACTCTACTTACAGCTTCTTGAAACATATCTTGTGCTGTGAAACCTCTTTTTTGTGATTTCTGTTGCATGTGGTGGTAGTCCTTGCTGCCATTTGTATTTTTTGTTCTGATGGATCTCTGCCTTaatcaaaatattttcttttctaatttttgtaCAGTAATTTTGTACAACTTTTCTGGCTATCTGGACCCCAAGTTTGTATTTTGCTTTTGTTATCTTCACACAATGAGTAGACTTTGGAACTTCCAAATGTATCACTTCCACAGTACagttttaaatgtttaattcataTGTGGATTCAAGTATGGAGAATAGCTCTGACCTTGTAAATTTTTGCCTCCTGAGCTTGGATTCTCTTTTTGTTATTTCCATGCAACTCTTTAATAAATAAGAGCTTCCAAATGAATCTTTTCCATACTACATTTTCAAATCTTCATTAAAATGTGTGTTCTTCTATGGTTTATATCTCTGAGCTTGACCTTCACATCATAAGTCCTTCAAGGGCCAAATTTCCATATTGGTGTATAAAAGAAAAGGCCTGGGATACATTGGTAAATAAAAAGTTCTTGCGGACATATTTGTATATAAAACTGACTCTGGCAACATTTAAGCCTCAAAACAAACTATAAACCAATGTTTTCCGACATAAATTCTTTTGAATACCAATATGGGAATTTTCCTGCTGAAGTGTCATCTCACCATCACCATACAGAACCTCCTCCCCCTCCCCCTCACCCTTTTATAAAAATTTGGTAAAGTTGCTGGAGCAAGTTAAAACTGAAAAAAACAACTTAACATACTACAATAGACAGTGTAACAGCTTCTCCTTGGGAAAAAGGAAGACAGCAATGGAGATATTACAAGGATACTACAGTTTGCAATCACAATGGGCTGCTTATTTAGAAGCTAGAGTCAcagaaattaattattatgcCTATAGAGATGATAATTTCTAGGGGTATGGGGTGAAGAAAGTTATACAgaattttgtttctcttgtactGTAGTACTTACTGCTATTTATATAAAAGTTTGTCATCTGACCTCTGTTTTTCTGCTGGAATTGAATTCTTTTCTTTGTTTGGAATCATAGATTTTTCAGCTGTCCTGCAATACTGATAATTACGTAAATTATGTCATTTGTTTGTTGCAGTCAGTCATGGCCGGAGGAATATCATGTCTCTGATTATTCTGAAAGCAATCTAGGGTATACAGGTAAAGATTGACACATTGCCTTTTCCTGCCATTTGTCACAACATCCAGAAATCCTGCTAATGTTAGTTCCTAGAATgcaaatatgaattttactacGTTTAAATGATCACCAAGCATGTAACTTTCTTACATTACCTAATTGCTAAATACTAGAAAAACATCTTGAATTGGGGTTCTCACTGTTTCTACATATACTTTATTAGACTTCTATGATCTTTGAGTTGATAATCTTAGCAACCTGTTCAAGTATTTTTTCCGTATTTATAAATGTTATAGTTTAGAAATAGATATTTATTTGGAACGAATTCTTGCATGAAGCTTTGCTCAATTGCAATGCTGAGTTGCTGAACATTAAAATTTATGTATCCAAGTAAATATGCATTTTATATTTAACAAGAGTACCCATATTATGttgtggctcaatggatagagcatctgcatgtGGAGCAGAATGTTTGGAGTTCGACCCCTACTAGGCGCAGGTATCAATTGGGAGGTTTCTTGACTGCATgcatctctctttactccctccttgggggaacgggtatgatttgtccgcatctttcaggaaaaattAAAACCCCCACCTGGACTTTGCCTTGTGTGGGATACTGGGAGTGTTCTTTACCTTTACTTTTATCATCTGTTAGCCCAGCCCAGTTCTTTCATTTTCTAGTTTTCTATACAGTGAAGCACAAATTCTGAGTTCCTTGCTTACTATATCTGCACTGAATGCTTGACTTGTACACCTTTGTGAATGCAAATAAAACTTTTAACTAGTTATAGTATGACTTTTGACTTATGGGCTATAACCAAACGTACTTGTAACAGAGCAACAGCTAGAAATCAAAGGGCAATGCAGGCTTGTTGGAAGATTTAGTGTTTTTGAGCATATGGCGATATTCTGAATTCTGATGTTTTTCATCTTttcaaattttgttacttaCCTTTTTGAACCAAGTGAAAAAGATCATATCGGCTGTTGATGAGTCTTACATATTCCTAAAAAAGCTTGAAGCTATGATTGATTTACGCATTGACATGGCCATAAATATCTGTTGCTTTTTTCAGGTCATTATGTTGTAATTTGTGGGTACGATGCGGACAAAGATGAATTTGAGATCAGGGATCCTGCGAGCTCAAGGTTTGTATATTTTGTCATTCAAGTtgagaattaatttttttactacTATTATACTCCTACTATTTACTACCTGTATCATATATCTATTGGATGTTTAAAAGGAGATAAAAATGCTTTTTCGGGTATTAAATGGTTATCGCCTGCCGTGGTGCAGTCCAGTTTGTCTGCCCTCcttacaaaacaaaagaaaatgttTATTGCCCGCCATGGTTGTTGGGGTAATATCAAATATCACAAGTCAGTTGGGTGACTAAAAGGagattaaaatgtttttttctgGTATTTAATGACACGGATGACGTATTTATGAGTTTAATCAAATATCGCCTGGAATTTTTGTTCAAACTTCAAAGCATAGAGCTCTGAGCCTCTGAGTATTAAACTTCTAATACTGAGTTTCTGACCATTTGTCtgtaaaatttgttttgttctGTTACCCCACTTTGCTCGTCATTGGGTTTCATTTTTAGCTTCAGCATTTATTTTACTTGTTATTATGCcctattaaaaaaacattagcGATCAACGCCTTAAAATTGTGCAggaaatatcaaaaaatattgTCAAAGCACCTAGATATGGCTCGCAAATCTTTTGGTACAGACGAGGATCTTCTACTGGTAAACTCTCTATATCCCTTATCTTTAATCTAACTCATGGACCGTGGCTTCAACAATGTGACTGGTTCTTCACTGAACTCTTACAGCCTGTTTGATAGTCAGTATTAAATGATAGGACTGGTAATAAAAAGTTAGTCTAATTTTGGTAGGAACCtctcttgacaagtttaatggtcatgTTTGTTCTCCTTTAACAATAtcatttcttcacaaaattcattccaatgcattaatATTTGAAAATGTGATATTATGTGGTAATGAAaacttatgaaaaaaaaaacttttatggATCAAACTTTTATCATCACGGGAATGACATGATTCATATTATGTAAATTTACACTACcaatcattttcattaacaTCAATTAGTACCGATAATCAAACGGTCGTTAATGTGTAGCTGGTAGCTCTCCATTTCTGTATCATCGTTTCATTTTCTTACTGGGTTCATGGAATGTAGTTGGCTTCATTTTGCTTCTCCATGCTCATACAGAATTGTGTGTTTGTACGATACAGATTTCACTCGATCCGATCTACAACAAAGAAAAATTCCCATTGACCGCAGCAGATCATCATGTTACTTAAAGTCTGAAGCTTGTAAtcgagtatataacatatgttGGTGCATTAATACTCTATTAGCCCTTGTATAACATACAGCCATTTGTGTATAAGATCCATGATATGTACCATATGTCCCCTTTTATATAATCCAATGCCTGGGTTGAAGAGTTAGCTTAGATTGCCGCCTGTAAATCGTTGCCTGTACATGACAATAAACAATTCATTTGTAAATTCCTTCAATTATGTCTATATGTTGTATATGTTAGCGATAAGTGAATCGGAGTGACGACTTGTGGACCTTGAGTTCGGAAACAATGGAGTAGTGGAGGAGGTTGCTGGCTTTTATATCATCTTAGCTTGACTAGTGAAGCTTTATCAAAGGTCTCAAAGAGACTGGATGGTGTGAATACAAGGTttttcttactttgctttattCTCTTCATTCCCAACTAGCGTGGCAAGTATTTTTCATGGTGTAATTCCCGCACAAGTCACAAACACTTCTTTTTCTCTAAAATGCATATTGCAGTACTTTTTTACTTTCAGTTTATATTCATTGCAAtacttatctttttttttttttttttttttgagattgcttatctttttttttttttagtaaatggTTCTCTCTCTTTATGagtttttgcataattttttttaattaggcaATAGGCTGATGGAGGGAATGAGATatgtgaaaattaaatttatgattttgttcgtaaaaattaatacttgctctaattgaaacaaaatttaatttttatttactctGCCTTTTTAATTTTGCTGCAATAAGGGTATGTTTATTGCAATAAGACTAAGACTAAAAAGTTAGGAAGAATTACGTGGATGAGATTGAAAAATTCAATAATATGATTTTGTGAatgtaatttggagaaaatgtgAAACTAAATCTAATAGTAgagattttaaaaattcaaaggaaggtctaaaatcatatacatagcaaaagaataaataaaatgacaaatgtgtCATTTTCCCATCTATCTACTATAAATTGTATCAGAATTAAAATTTGGAATATTTGATCACAATTGTTAtgtttttatcaattaattaatatataatttttaatatattcacACGTAAAACATCAAACTTCGATTTTTGCCAAGGGAGGAAAGATATCTAATCCTAAAATAAATTTCATCAACTTATTTATTTCATCtacttatttttttgacatatttcttaactacaaataaataaataaaatgaaaagtggtGTTATATTATAGGGAAGCTGAGGGAGCATTATATTAAAGATAAGACAAAGCTAAGGTTTAACATAAAAACAATTATATGTTAAAAACAATTACTCTCCATGTCTATACATAATTGTCATATAGTGCAATCTAAACTATTCAATATAATCCAATCCCCAAGACCATGAAGTTTTACGatcagctagtctcttaagagaccgtctctttgagagacgtatttcaaCCCAATCAACTAAAGATTAATGCAtatttaccatattcttaatacatacttacattatctttaatgcttacttatcgtatccttaatatctactttcaatatcttaaatgtctacttacatcattcttaatgtctacttataatattttaaaaatatataatagttgGTCATCTctcataaaaatttgtgtttatCAGTTAGATACCAAAGTGAAACGTTACAACTCATGATGCAATTATTTGCACAAAATTAGCTATATAATGTGCATAATTGTCATACTTTTGTACGTAGTTTTTTAAATACATTTTGTCTAATAGTCCAATACAATAAGACAAAATACATTTGTGGTGGCATTATATTATTTGTGAATGATGTAATAGTAAGCTTAAGAATGAGACAAGTTTAGGAAAATCAGacaaacatatgaaaaaataaaatagtggCAGGTAAACTAAATAGTTGAAAATGGAGATGGTTGCAATTGTGGATGACATATTTCCTCAAATCATGAGTTTCTCCTATTGTTTGCTTATTATCATTTCTTAGTGCACACAACAACCTCAAAATGTTAGGCTAGTGATGGAGAATGTGTGATAAatgtctttttcttttaattttattaagattttatttttagagtagtTTATTTGAATTGGACAAAATATTGCATATGATTTTAAGATTGTAacaataaacaaatttaaaaagtaataataattatttaaaatgataaaaagataATCATAAAATTTTGCAATTTTCGTGTTTGGACAATTTAATTCATGCATAGAACTCGTTTTGTGAGAGATTGTATCTTGGTGAGATGACCTCTAAACAAGTCACAAGGAGTTTACATGttcataatttgtattagttagacTATTTAATTCATATATTATAGCACATTTCAGAATGAGATTGTCGCATACAAGAATTATaatgttcataaaataactattttacgttcttttatttgattttatatggACTTTGTGTAATTATGTTTTCTACTTGTATAAGCAACTTTAAGTTGGGTGTATATTGactaaaaaagttttaagaatccttataatataaataagcaTAGTTCACTTATGTAATTGGGCCGCAAAAAACATGAGGTAAGAAATTACGGAAAGAAGCTAGTGATTAAGATACCTCTTAAAATCTTTGATTACATACTAATGAAGTGCCAaagatataattaataaaagaaaaagcgCGATAACTAATTGACTATACTAAGTCTATACCAATTACTACATTAATAGAAGGGCAAAACAATGTCAAAAATTATTGTTTGAGacagttttttatacataaaataCGTTTATATATGATTAAATAATCTATTTaatagaaattataaaaatataaattttttattttgaagtcgaCTCATTAAGAGACGATTTTTCGCAAAAATAGCTTAACATTGTGTTTTGGATAGTAAGAAGTGGAGGTGGAAGAAGAGATTTAGAAAAATGGAGGATCACTTATTTGAATAACTAAAAGGGAGGGAAGAAATTTAAAGGAGAGGAGTTTGgagaaaaaacattaataaattttattaatgataCAATCTCtcttaaaatgaaaagattttgaaagaaaacactaatatttcttttttttttcttttaaaccaACAAAATATAGTCTTCTTTCTTATCCCTCCCTTTATttttccttcattttctttttcttcattttcttttttgctCTCCTTATTCAAATATTGTGTGAATGTAattaaaataaggaaataagCCATGATATAGTACAACATGATGTTGGCAAAAGTAGGAGACATGCTTACATGGCATCACATCTTACTCTCATGATATTTTATCCTCAAATGACAATGAATTCTATTACTCCATATCACAAACCTAACATGCATGCATTGCATTTTACATTGCTTGCCCATGAGCCCATCTTAATTTTGATCGGATCAATACACAAACTCTCCATTTGGGTGAATATTCAATAATACAACGTACAACACAAAATATTGCATACGTCTCTTATATTCGTTTTATTactgaattaaaataattatccaTCACATAAACATGacataatatataacatattatagaaTTTCTAACCTATATAACTACATTAACTAcattaacttaaatttttttattaagttgatCAACAAGCAAGTTCTTATTTAATCTAATTTCAACTTGCATACATGCATGGACTATCAAAtccaaaataattatttgagcTTAATCTCAATTACAAAATACAATTCATTGATTTATATGAATTAATAGTCTACTCTCTCATCATACCCAATGTTATTCCCAAGGctttaattagaattatttgtgACTCTAATTAAACTCTAGAAGCTTAACATTGAAGGCTAATATCATCATTTGTTATTCTTAGACTATTATTGGATAATATTATCCATAATCAATCAATAGATATTTTAAAACCTTTATCCTCATTATTGAAGCCTTCCGGTGAAGATACTATGATGATGTGGGTAattactttaattttaaaaaaagtgaatTGTATAATGGGGTGATCATCATCCCTCTAATAtctaagatttttattttaaaaattagtacaatttaaatcaaaatttcaattgttttttctataaataccacaaaaaaatcaaaatgatcaattacacGTCTAAGTTTTAATAATGTCAAATTTGAGACATTAATCAACAGTTTATGGCTCTATTAAAGATCAAAAGCGTTAAATTTGAGATAAAAtacaataaactatgaacaatttttttcaaatttaatttttcaagatatttttttttaataaattttcacGTAACATATACTTTTATGAATATATCAATTTAAGATAGAGTGGTGACTACGTGATCATAAAACTCAAATACCCAAATCTAGTTAACCAATATTAGTGCACTAAAATGGTAATATAGTATGAACTACCTATTTGAAAACCATACAATAtgacttttctttttctttgggtCCATGTATATTGGCATTATCCCAACAAATATGAAGAATgtcttaagaaaaaaaaaagtattaaaaaaaggaaaaagaaattcTTTTTTAAGATCATATCAAGATCATAtgctttttttcatttttgtattaaaaataagtaaacaaCTTTACCTCCCTGCAAAAGGAATGGAAAGAAGTTCTAGTAATTGATCATTACTCATATGTCACATTGATAttaaaaattgttattaataataatatatctcGACATAATACATCACTATAAATAGCGAAAAGattaacaataagaaaataaaagtaaagCCTTCATCTTTTATAATGTGATTgggattatatattttaaaattaaaggaaCGATTACAAAATCTAACCcttgatttttattcattttgcaAGAAATTTGTTCATTGCAAATTTGCAAGTAAATTATGGAGTATCTCAAGATTACCTATAGACTACTCCTTTATCTCTAACATTCGGCAATACTGGCTTTTTTGGGTATTGTTTATCCATTAATCAATTTGTAATGCATGTAAATTTGTAgaagtataatttttatattgcaATACTTTATTTTTGGGTTATTTGTTAAATATTGTTACAATTCTATTTTGTATTTAGTCTTATATTTAATCTCATAATAGCCGTAGAAAAATCattctttttaaatataaacaatCGACAATTAACATtgaatttttatcattttaaataggaaaaaaaattataaaaaaaccaCCTATTTTATAGcaccttttgcaaaaaaaactaactaatctaatttttttacaaaaaaactaccttataatatttttatttgcaaaagactaccactTGACGAAATCAGTTAGTTGACCGTCAAATAGGTCTTTGACCTTGCACGTGAAAACCATGTGACTTCATCAAATCTACCCTTTTctctattatttttctttatttccctcaaatttcataattcttcttaattcttagttctTCTTTTATTGTACTTTCATTAATGTCTTCCATTATATCATGCTTTTATCTACTTCAACAAGAAATTTCAAAGTTGATAAGTGTGATTGGTAAATTTCAAAGATTGAGTTGTTGATTTTAGTAGTAAATGTTAGAGTAATTATTTTCGTAACTTTAAATTTGaggaaatttttaaaaaatttggagAAGACAGAGCAGAATCTAATACTACAACATTAATTTTCaccttttttccttcttttctaCTTTCTAATTTAGTTAAATTTGAGAAAATTTTGGAAAACTACACtactttgattatttttaatttattttgggttTTTGGGTTATTAAAGTTTTCAACTAAATTGGTTATTGACTTTGGATATGGATATTATGATATCAATGAAGATATCCTCAAAGTAGTAGTATACTAGTATTAATACAAGGCGTGTAAAGAATATTTCATTTAAGGAGCTTTTTTTTCTGGTTTTCTCTTCTTCGCTCCACATTCTGGTTTTCCTCGATCATTAATGGCGGCACcattttcatcatcaacatcttcttcttcatcttcctctGTTTCTTCTTCGGGTTCAACCTCAATAATTTGATCTTCTTCTTGTTGTTAATTTGTGGGTTTTACTCTATTGATTGAGAAATTAATGGGTTTGTCAATTTTGATTGTGGGTTTATTTGAATCTTGTTTCTTGATAGGAAAGGTTTCATTTTTATCGAGTTTCATCTAAGTTGTGAATTGGATTATGATCTCTTATGGTTAATGTTCTGAGCATTCATATTGACGACCTTTTTAGAGGTCATATGATCAAATTatgcaaaatttttattaataatgacCTAAAATTAGGTGAGTTATGGAAAAGGTTGGCCAATTGGATTAAGATATGATCTCTTTAAAGCAACAATCATCTCTTCTTTTTTCAAACCACGTGCCATGTGTCGCCATATAATTAAATGGtgtagaaaaataatttttacttaatAGCTATTTTctgatcaaaaataaattttaaaaaattagataaaatatatcaacggttttattttttcgagatctataaaatgagatcaattttgatatttttggaaatatttttataaatcataatttttttgctAATTTTCTACCTTTTTCTTTTGACATAAAATCTCACAAAAATccttcaaatattaaaaaaaagatttaaataatataaatttgtttaaacaaatgaatttaatttttttaaaaataaatttatcttgttcatgaagatatagttattaagaaaataaataaaagagttAGATAAAATAAGGGAGAGAAAGTATGGTGaggtagataaaattaaaaagcaagAGAGATAAcatgatgaccttttaaaagaggtcattgttaataaaattagattgaaaaataaacttttaggagagagaaaaattataaaatagtaaGATGATCTTTTTTTAGGTCATGAATAATGATGCTCTTAATGTTATTTGTTTATGAAGTAACATGCCTTGCACGTGCAAGGTCAAAGATCCAATTAACAGTCAACTAACTGATTCCGTCAAGTGatagtcttttgcaaacaaaaatatcatataaggtagttttttgcaaaaataattaaattaggtaaattttttgcaaaatgtgttatagaataggtagttttttgtaatttttccttttaaatagCTAACTTATCTAAATAGTTTTATagccaataaaaacaataaatactTTTAACTCGTCTCACAAGTCAATTATAACGTTATGTCTCGGTTAgagattatatattatttttcgaATGAGATTTTGAGTACGAATTTCACCTACCTCCTTCTCTTTCCTCAACTTATCctgcaataaaaaaataaatactttatttatttattaaacacATTTTTATGTCTTTAACATGATCAAATTAAGAAATATTGTGTTGAATCTACACTTTTAATTTAAacaattttgatttaaaagttCGTGAATCATGATaagatattaaaatatttcctccgtctctatttatttttaaaaaatttaaattagaggAATGACCGAATGAGGtttattaaaaattcaaaatataaaatggcATAAAATAAGATAGCGACCTATGTGAATGATAGTAGTGTGTGGGGTAGTGTTGCTTTCGGCGGGAAATCCAaacaattttatgtttttttttttcgggGAACTCACCAAAACCTTTTCATTAGGGATGGGTAACGGTGGTTCGAGTCTAGCTAGATCAAGATTTAgtccttaatttttttattgaatttagaTTCGGATTTATATTTgtagggtctgaaaattttggatccagacccttaggtctgacgggtctagggttTAGATCTGGGtccaaaacaatttattttttttctgaaaattttttaaaatatattatgaagTACAAATTCGACCATtcgcataaaattatttaaatattttcgaCTAACGAGGatcttctaatactttatactTATTGAGCGAATAAATATATGAAGTTTTCCAACATTCAAGTTCTTATAACgaaatatttactttttcaaGTATAGATACAACGACCACATTTTAAATTGCATGAACCGAAAAAGTTCTAAATCATGtaatatttagaaataaaacaaaatttcaaatcaaataattaaatacacatgataactaatatataattttttaaaaaagatataaATCGGTCCATGGAGGATGTGGGTTGAATCTGGGTCTTAAACTTGTAGACCCGAACCCGGACCCTAAGGTCATGGACCCAAATCCTAACCGAATCCATAGGGTCCAAAAACAAGTAgacccaaacccttaaaattagggTTGGGGCAGGtctagacccttagggtccaagACCCATGCCCATCCCTACTTTCCACTAGGGAAATGGGtgattgattataatttctctCGTCAAATAATAAATTCACTAACTATTACTCTAATGAGAAATcatattttgtaaaaataatattaaaataaagagtttatattgttataacttctATAAGCTAGActatttaaattatgtataaggCATATCTCACAATTAACATGTCCCAAACAACAATTTGTAATTTGCTGAATTGAAATAGCAAGCAATTATGACAAATCATAAAGTTTTGATTACACTGCCTTTGTTTTGTCTATAAGGCAAAATGAAgacaaaatttgaaaaagagaattttttcttttaataaaattttttaatcatagaaagtattattaatataattgatgatgaattcttaatttttttcgcATCCGtcatttttgaataataatgattttttaaGCTATAAAAATGGATCTCGAAATGATAAAAAATGTGAACtttaatatgattatgataattgaagaaaaaaaaaagcaaaacgaTACAAGTGTAGGAAACTCGAAGAAATGGGAGGACGAAAGGAAAATTGAtgagcaaattttatttaaccagAAGCGTAGGGTGTATGTTTAGtcgcgggtcgaacacaaggaagctAGGACAAGGAACTTACtaatttatactaattatattgctcaaGGAGAAAAATGTTTGGTTGGTTGTTTAGCTATCAAACTACAAATGCAATAAGAAATATGGATTAAAACTATAAGATGAACAGATCTAGGGTGTCGGAAATCCCCTAAAGTCTTGTATGATCAAATTCTCATTAATTTCTATGAGATGTCGGATTAATTACATGGTTAAACAcaatcttgttaatctcaaactctcactctgttgattaactattagatttagactctattaattcaattctcacacgctagttttgttgaacgaattaataagaatttaactaaaatttactctaaagcaaagttgatcctaatctcacacgatagttctattgactagtgCAACAAAGAATacttaatttagggttattagcacaatttaaccactttaatcctaa
This genomic interval carries:
- the LOC130802978 gene encoding guanylyl cyclase 1 isoform X1; this translates as MWSFCVFVNKLLKLEEVGQKSSECSLSDYYDNERLLPRSRFIEVPHVNQVSNWDCGLACVLMVLQTIGISNCSLHGLEKLCGTKSIWTVDLAYLLQSFSVIFSYFTVTLGANPNFSVESFYKFLQDQLPQDLIRVDRLFQKAFGAGIRIECRSFSQEEVSFLILSGKYIAIALVDQCKLSQSWPEEYHVSDYSESNLGYTGHYVVICGYDADKDEFEIRDPASSRKYQKILSKHLDMARKSFGTDEDLLLISLDPIYNKEKFPLTAADHHVT
- the LOC130802978 gene encoding guanylyl cyclase 1 isoform X3, which produces MWSFCVFVNKLLKLEEVGQKSSECSLSDYYDNERLLPRSRFIEVSNWDCGLACVLMVLQTIGISNCSLHGLEKLCGTKSIWTVDLAYLLQSFSVIFSYFTVTLGANPNFSVESFYKFLQDQLPQDLIRVDRLFQKAFGAGIRIECRSFSQEEVSFLILSGKYIAIALVDQCKLSQSWPEEYHVSDYSESNLGYTGHYVVICGYDADKDEFEIRDPASSRKYQKILSKHLDMARKSFGTDEDLLLISLDPIYNKEKFPLTAADHHVT
- the LOC130802978 gene encoding guanylyl cyclase 1 isoform X2, whose product is MWSFCVFVNKLLKLEEVGQKSSECSLSDYYDNERLLPRSRFIEVPHVNQVSNWDCGLACVLMVLQTIGISNCSLHGLEKLCGTKSIWTVDLAYLLQSFSVIFSYFTVTLGANPNFSVESFYKDQLPQDLIRVDRLFQKAFGAGIRIECRSFSQEEVSFLILSGKYIAIALVDQCKLSQSWPEEYHVSDYSESNLGYTGHYVVICGYDADKDEFEIRDPASSRKYQKILSKHLDMARKSFGTDEDLLLISLDPIYNKEKFPLTAADHHVT